The uncultured Trichococcus sp. DNA window CTAAAAATTGCATGTTGCAGTTTTTCATCGGGCAACCGGTTCCGCATTGGCCGCACTCGATGCATTCGCCGGAGTGGGATTTATCCGTTTTGTAAAGCGGGATGGACATGGGGCAGTTTTGCGTGCAAAGGCTGCAGTTTGCTATCTTCCGAGGGCTCGATTTGAAGTTCCTTGATCTTCAATCCGTTGCGGATGGAGGTCAGCAGGTCTCCCAAGCTTCCCATCGCGGATGAAGAAGCGCTCGCTCACACCTGAAGTGACCATCGTCTGATCGGCCAAACCGACCGTCCCGATGAATTCTCCACGCTTCGCCAACGGATTCTGGACGCCGATCTGCCAACGGTCACCGTTTTGTTTTCCCCCAATTGTAGCGATATTGCCGCCGAAATTGATCAGAGCAGAGTGGCAACCGTTCTGAACGAGGTGGTCCCTGGCTCGATCAGCGGCATAACCTTTGGCGATGCCGCCCAGGTCAAGCTGCTGTCCTGCCTTCTGCAGCATTGCGGTGCCGTTTTTTTGTCCAGGCTAAGGCTTTTGTAATCGACGAGCTTCTGGAGAGGTTCAAGATCCTTGTCTTCAGGCACGAAATCTCCCTTTTTGCCGATTCCCCATAGCGCGGTGGCGGGGCGTATGGTGATGTCAAACGCTCCTTTGGAAAGGTTCGAAACCTTGTGCTTTATTTAACATGAAAAACGTCTCTTCATCGATTGCGACAGGTCCGATACCGGCTTACGCTGATATTTCTGCAATTGCACTCGTGGGCTGGAAGGCGGAAAATTTGGCTTCAATTTCTTCGCATATTGTCTGGCGTTCTTCCAAAAGCGGCCGACAATCCTTCTCCGTCATAATCTGGTTATAGGTACCGAAAGCTGGGAACGATATCTGCATGGAATCACCTATTCTTTTGTGTTTTCATTCACATGCATTCGTTGTATGCCTCTAAGAATTGTGATTCCCCGAAAAAAAGACGTAAATTTGCGAGAAAAGTGTTGGAGGGAAAGCAGCTGATGACATTTTCAAGATGTAATCTGCTATTCCGCGAGGCTAAATTTTCTGTATGCAGCAGCGATTGCGTTATAATAGGGTCAAAGGAAGCTGATTTATGAAGAGTGCAGTTGGGCAACGTTTCAGGCAGCGAATGCGGTATTGCGGTTTGAGGAAGAAGGGCGTTTTATGGGGGGGAAAGAGAGGATCAACTATTGGAGTGTGACTCCGGAAGAGTTGTTGGAAGCTGTCCATTCTAACGAAAACGGTCTCACTGCTGAGGAAGCGGCAGTAAGGTTGAAGCAGCGTGGTCAAAACACGCTAAGGAAACAGAAAAAAGATACGCAGCTCAGGGCCTTCCTCAGCCAGTTCAAAAATCCAATCATCCTCATATTGCTTGTTGCGACTGGTATATCGGCTGCAACAGGGGAGTGGATTGATGCGATGATCATCCTGGCCATCATCCTGGCGAGTGCGACACTCAGTTTTTATCAGGAATATACTGCTGGAAATGTCATTGCGGAGCTCCGGGCGAAAGTGCAGGCGAAATCCGTCGTCCTTCGCGATGGCAAGCCAATCGAGATTGCATCAAAACTGGTAGTGCCGGGAGATATCGTCAAGCTTTCAACCGGCAGTCTCATTGTTGCGGACGGCTTGATTCTGGAAAGCACAAATTTATTCGTCAACCAGTCCATCCTCACAGGAGAATCTCAACCTTCCGAAAAGAAGCCGGATAAGGTCAAGGAAGATGCCAGCCTGGAAGAACGTACCAACTGTGTCTACACGGGCACGAGTGTCCAGAGCGGAAATGCCACGATGTTAGTGGTGGAAACTGGAGCAAGCACCGAATTCGGCCAAATCGCCGATAAACTTTCTTTGCGCCCGCCGGAAACGGAATTTGAACGTGGTGTAAGACGGTTTGGTTACTTATTGACTGAAATCATGCTTGTCCTTACCCTTGTCGTTTTCGCGATCAACGTCATCATGAACAGACCAGCCATCGAAGCCCTGCTTTTCTCGGTTGCTCTTGCAGTTGGGATTACCCCGCAACTTTTGCCGGCAATCATCAGCATTACCCTCTCGAAAGGATCCCGCATTATGGCGAAGGAAGGGGTCATCGTCCGCCGCTTGACCGCGATCGAAAATTTTGGCAGCATGGATATCCTTTGCACCGATAAAACCGGAACCTTGACGGAGGGGACGATCCGGCTTGATGGAGCAGCTGATGTTGCAGGACAGCCCTCAGATGAAGTGTTCCGGCTTGCGTACTTGAATGCGAGCTTTCAGACAGGGATGGTGAATACGCTGGACGAGGCAATCAGCGCATCAAAAGAGGTGGATATCAGCGCCATCAAAAAGCAAGGAGAAATACCTTTTGATTTCAACCGGGAACGCCTCAGTGTCATTGTTCAGGAGGATGGACAGTGCACGATGATCGTGAAGGGGGCTTTGAACAGCGTCCTCACCATCTGTACGCGGGTTGAAATCGCGGGTTCCGAAAAGGCCATGGATGAAGAGATCCGATCCGGAATCCAGCAGCACTATGAAGAATGGAGCGGTCAAGGGATCCGCATCATCGCAGTCGCCAAAAAGACGGTGGCCTCAAAGGAAAAGTATGCAGTTGAAGATGAAAAGGAAATGGTACTGATGGGCTTTCTGCTGCTGTTTGACCATCCTAAAGAGGACGTTTCGCAGACTATAGTAGACTTGGCGCATAAAGGGGTCAGTCTGCGAATAATCACTGGGGACAATAAGTTGATCGCTTTGCACACTGCCGAGGCGGTAGGTCTGAAAGTCACTGGGGTTTTGACCGGATCGGAACTGATGAAGTTGAGTGATGAAGCCTTGTGGGCTAAAATCGAAGCCACTACGGTATTTGCAGAAGTGGATCCCAACCAGAAGGAGCGGATTATCCTCGCTTTGAAAAAGAAAAATCATGTGGTTGGCTATATGGGCGATGGCATCAACGATGTGCCGGCGCTACACGCGGCAGACGTCAGTCTATCAGTGGATAACGCCGTTGATGTGGCCAAGGAATCAGCTGATTTCGTATTGATGGAAAAAAATCTGGAAGTGCTGAGCCGCGGTATTCTGATGGGAAGGACAACCTTTGCCAACACGCTCAAATATATCCAGGTCACTACCAGCGCCAATTTCGGCAATATGTTCAGCATGGCGGGAGCATCCCTATTCTTGCCGTTCCTGCCGCTGCTCCCCAAACAAATTCTCTTGATCAATTTTCTGAGCGATTTCCCTGCGATAACCATCGCCAATGATAGCGTGGATAGGGAAACAGTGGAAAAGCCGCTCAGATGGGATATTCATTTTATCCGTGATTTTATGTTTGTCTTCGGGCTGGTCAGTTCTGTTTTTGACTATCTGACGTTCGCTCTCCTGTTCATAGGATTTGATGCCAAGCACGGACTATTCCAGAGCAGTTGGTTCATTTTTTCAGTGCTCACGGAATTGTTGGTATTATTGGTCATGCGTACGCAGAAGCGTTTCTACAGGAGTAAACCCGCCCCAATCTTGCTATTTGCATCCATCGTTGTAGGCATTATCACTTTGCTGATCCCATACCTGCCGTTCCATCAATACCTTGGCATGGAACCAATCAAGCCAAGGTTGTTGCTGTCTTTGTTCCTTGTCCTAGGTCTGTATGTCATCGTCACGGAAATCGCCAAGTATTATTTTTATAAAGCAAAGGCACAGCCGGAAACCAAGAAAGTACGCAGATAAGCAGTCCGATTTTCAGTGTGTCGCAATCAGGGAGGCGGGATAGGCATGTTCGAGACTTTTTATTTGTTGCTCGGGATAGTAAACAGTTTACTTTTGATAACCATCTTTTTACTTGTAAGGAATGCCAAATTAGCGCAAGTAGCGGTCGCGGGGAAAGTCTATTTGGCGTTGGCGGTCCCCGCAGTCATCGGAATCGTCCTGGCGCAACAGCAACAGAAGCCGGTCCAATACACGATATTCCTGGGCATTTTCCTGGCCTTTCTTATGCTGGAAGGCATCTACGACTTCGTTCTGAAGGTATCATTCCGTGAAAATTGGAAGTTATTGACGCCTTATCTGATGCTGTATTGGTCGATGAATTACGGTTTCATCGTAATGACGTGGAAACATTCGAAGCTGCAAGGCGGAATTCTGTTGGGATTGTTTGTTATCCAGATCATCGCAAATATCCGCTCGCACAAGAGGGATAAAAAATAAATGTTTGTAAACAAAAGAAGCGTTACGCCCAAAAATGAGGGTGTAATGCTTCTTTTTCGCTATCGCGCAGCCGCTTATAGGGTATTTCGAAAATCATATTTGTTTTTTCAGCTCTTATTTTTGGAACGAGCCTCTTCCTGCACCAATCTCAGGAAATAGTCCGAGGCCTTCGAAAACACTTGGTATTTCTTCCAGACAAAGTGGAGTCCGACCTCGAGCCGTGGTTCCAACGGACGGAGGCATAAATCGCTGCCTTCGCCGGTATGGATGATCCCATCCAAGCACAACGCATAATGGCTGTTTTCTTCCACGAGCAGGGAGGCATTGTAGAGTAGATTATAGGTTGTGACGATGTTCAGGCTGCGCTCATTGCCGCCGAGCCAACCAGCAAGTTCATTTTTGACCAACAGCTGGTTCGAGCAGATGACCGGCTTACCCCTCAGATCCTTCGGTGAGATGCTTTCCAAATCAGCCAGCGGACTGTCTTTCCTCATCAGCACACCCCATATGTTCTTAGTCGGCAACTTGATGAAATCATACTTGGTCATGTTCGTAGGCTCGACTAGTACACCGAAATCCAGCAGGCCTTTGTCCAATCGGTCCGTGACGTCCTCGGCATTGCCGCTGAACAGATGGAATTTGAGCAGTGGATGCTCTGCTTGGACTCTGCTGATTGCGCGCGCTATGATCCGCATCCCCTCAGATTCGCCACCGCCGATATAGATGTCCCCGCTGAATTCAGTGTCGTCCGCTCGCATTTCCGACTCAGTCTTGTCAACGAGTTGGATGATTTCCTCAGCCCTTTTTCTGAGCAGCATGCCTTCATCCGTCAAAGTGATCTTGCGGTTGCCTCTGATGAAAAGCTGCTTTCCGAGTTCCTCCTCCAGTTCCTTCATCTGTCTGGAGAGGGTAGGCTGCGTGATATGCAAAAATTCCGCTGCACCCGAAATGCTCTGTTCCCTTGCAATCGTCAAAAAATACTGCAGTACTCTGAGTTCCATAACCTCAACTCCTTTGACATCATTTTAACGCTCTTTGCTATGCTTTTCAAGTATGTCAAGCTATCTGATATGGGTATTTGATGTTCTTGCTGATACGCTGTATTCTACTCTTAAGAGGAGTGAAACGAGTGGAGATAACTGAGGAAATGCTTATCACAAATCTGAAGGACGCTGGCTGCGATGATAAAATAATCGCTGCTTTTCTGCTATACCGCCAAACGAACGAACAGTTGAAACAGAAGGATTTGCTTGAAAAGCACAGGAGCATTTTGTTGGATAAGATCCATGAGGACCAGAAGGCAATCGACTGTCTGGATTATCTGCTCTACAAAATAAAATAAACAGCTAACCAGGAGGAAAAGAATATGATAGGATCAATCGCAGGAGTATTGACAACATTGGCATTTTTGCCGCAGGTAATCAAAGTTTTGCAGACAAAGGACACGAAGGCCATTTCGCTGGGGATGTACCTCATGTCAGTGATAGGTATCTTCTTGTGGATGGTGCACGGCTACAGAATCGGTGATATGGCGCTTTTCATCGCAAACGTCGTCACTTTCTGCTTGGCTTTGGTCATTTTGATCTCAAAATTGAAATATAAATAAGAATTCGGATCAGTTCACGCTGATCCTTTTTTGTTTTTCAACAAAGTCGCTTATAATGGATGAGAAGGGTGGTGCCATCATGTTGGAAGAATTGGCGCTTGAAATAGCGAAAACGGCGCATGCCGGACAGACGGATAAAGCCGGGCTTGATTATATTCTGCATCCGTTGCAAGTGGCCGCAGAGATGGCGACGGATGAAGAGAAGGCTGTCGCCTTGCTGCATGATATCATTGAGGACACGGATGTGACAGCCGATGAGTTGTTGGCTAAGGGGCTATCGGTTGCGGTAGTCGAAGCTGTTGAAGCATTGACCAAAAAAACGGACCAGAACTATGCCGATTATTTGGCAGAGGTTAAAAAGAACGGATTGGCTACTGCCGTGAAGTTGGCGGATCTGAAGCACAATTCGGATCTGACCAGGCTGGAAACCATTACCCAAAAGGATAGGGATCGGGCAGAGAAATACCGCAAGGCGATTGAATATTTATCGAAGTGAATTGCTGGCGTCACATTTTTTTACGATTTCCTGAAGCGCAGATGCCAGGTCAAACCGATCAGGTGGGCCAAATATACGATTATCAGTACGATGCGCAGCAATGTGCTGTCGGTCAGCGTAAAGGGGATCGCAAAGACAAAGAGCATCATCACGAACATCCGGCCCAACCCTTTGTTCGTGATGTTTTTTTTCACTAACGGGTCGTCGATGTATTGTTTGTATTTTTCCGATTCGACGAATTGCTTATGCAAACGGTCCGAACTGTGTATCCAGAAGAAGCCGGTCAGCAGATAGAAGACAGTTGTAGGCAAGAACGGCAGGAATATCCCGACAGTCCCGAGACCGAACGTCAAGAAACCCATGCCCATGTATAAGTATTTTTTCAAATGGTTAGTCTCCTTCAAATCTGGCAGGAACCAGATGATTTTTGTTGCTTATAGTTAACGATATCCTCGTAGTGCAGATTGTTTGTGATATACTATTCAGATAGTATATTACATTTGGCATAGCGTGTGTATTAGGGAAATCCTGATTCATCACCGAGAAGGAGCTATTATGAAAAATACATCTCTTATTATTTTGGGTTTACTCTTTGCCGTTTTTGGAATCAGTCTGTTTATGCCTTGGATTCTGCTGCCGAACTATGACACGCTCGCGTTGGATCCAACATCCGGCTATCGGTTTTATTCACAAAACTACTTCATGCTATTGTTATGTGTCCTGATTTTGCTTACGTATTTTCTGTTGTTCAGGTTCAGAAAATCCAAACTGTTGCTTTTGCTGGCAGCGGAACTGATCTTTTTGGCGGGAACCATCCTGTCACCACTTATAGCTAACGGTATGATATTTTTTGACGTAGTGCTCTACGGGTATTATGTCGCGGTTGCAACACTGCTGGCCTTGATCCTTTATTCGATGGTTTTGTATTTCGGATGGAATAATCAGCCCGCATGACCATTTACAAAACCGTACGTTGGACTTTTCGATGTCCATCCGTGCGGTTTTTTGTTTTGGAGCGATTGCTATTATTCCCATCATGCAAGCGTTTGTATATTTTGACAAACTTTTTCTTTCGTGCTATTATTGCTTCGAAATCGAAATATTAAAGGGAGGTGGTGTTACGATGTCTGCAACAGATCGCGATACTTTAAAGGCCCTTACTGTGTTATTTAAATCATCCCAACATGTACAGGACAAACTGAAGAAAGATATGATGAAGCAAGGTTTGAATTTCTCTGAATTCGCCGTGATGGAAT harbors:
- a CDS encoding SemiSWEET transporter — protein: MIGSIAGVLTTLAFLPQVIKVLQTKDTKAISLGMYLMSVIGIFLWMVHGYRIGDMALFIANVVTFCLALVILISKLKYK
- a CDS encoding HD domain-containing protein; this encodes MDEKGGAIMLEELALEIAKTAHAGQTDKAGLDYILHPLQVAAEMATDEEKAVALLHDIIEDTDVTADELLAKGLSVAVVEAVEALTKKTDQNYADYLAEVKKNGLATAVKLADLKHNSDLTRLETITQKDRDRAEKYRKAIEYLSK
- a CDS encoding LysR family transcriptional regulator, producing MELRVLQYFLTIAREQSISGAAEFLHITQPTLSRQMKELEEELGKQLFIRGNRKITLTDEGMLLRKRAEEIIQLVDKTESEMRADDTEFSGDIYIGGGESEGMRIIARAISRVQAEHPLLKFHLFSGNAEDVTDRLDKGLLDFGVLVEPTNMTKYDFIKLPTKNIWGVLMRKDSPLADLESISPKDLRGKPVICSNQLLVKNELAGWLGGNERSLNIVTTYNLLYNASLLVEENSHYALCLDGIIHTGEGSDLCLRPLEPRLEVGLHFVWKKYQVFSKASDYFLRLVQEEARSKNKS
- the mgtA gene encoding magnesium-translocating P-type ATPase encodes the protein MGGKERINYWSVTPEELLEAVHSNENGLTAEEAAVRLKQRGQNTLRKQKKDTQLRAFLSQFKNPIILILLVATGISAATGEWIDAMIILAIILASATLSFYQEYTAGNVIAELRAKVQAKSVVLRDGKPIEIASKLVVPGDIVKLSTGSLIVADGLILESTNLFVNQSILTGESQPSEKKPDKVKEDASLEERTNCVYTGTSVQSGNATMLVVETGASTEFGQIADKLSLRPPETEFERGVRRFGYLLTEIMLVLTLVVFAINVIMNRPAIEALLFSVALAVGITPQLLPAIISITLSKGSRIMAKEGVIVRRLTAIENFGSMDILCTDKTGTLTEGTIRLDGAADVAGQPSDEVFRLAYLNASFQTGMVNTLDEAISASKEVDISAIKKQGEIPFDFNRERLSVIVQEDGQCTMIVKGALNSVLTICTRVEIAGSEKAMDEEIRSGIQQHYEEWSGQGIRIIAVAKKTVASKEKYAVEDEKEMVLMGFLLLFDHPKEDVSQTIVDLAHKGVSLRIITGDNKLIALHTAEAVGLKVTGVLTGSELMKLSDEALWAKIEATTVFAEVDPNQKERIILALKKKNHVVGYMGDGINDVPALHAADVSLSVDNAVDVAKESADFVLMEKNLEVLSRGILMGRTTFANTLKYIQVTTSANFGNMFSMAGASLFLPFLPLLPKQILLINFLSDFPAITIANDSVDRETVEKPLRWDIHFIRDFMFVFGLVSSVFDYLTFALLFIGFDAKHGLFQSSWFIFSVLTELLVLLVMRTQKRFYRSKPAPILLFASIVVGIITLLIPYLPFHQYLGMEPIKPRLLLSLFLVLGLYVIVTEIAKYYFYKAKAQPETKKVRR
- a CDS encoding FAD:protein FMN transferase: MLQKAGQQLDLGGIAKGYAADRARDHLVQNGCHSALINFGGNIATIGGKQNGDRWQIGVQNPLAKRGEFIGTVGLADQTMVTSGVSERFFIRDGKLGRPADLHPQRIEDQGTSNRALGR
- a CDS encoding YbaN family protein — its product is MKKYLYMGMGFLTFGLGTVGIFLPFLPTTVFYLLTGFFWIHSSDRLHKQFVESEKYKQYIDDPLVKKNITNKGLGRMFVMMLFVFAIPFTLTDSTLLRIVLIIVYLAHLIGLTWHLRFRKS